In the Methylophilus sp. 5 genome, one interval contains:
- a CDS encoding DUF1003 domain-containing protein, protein MSLRKHHIAEGLMGAQYEAMDEHMQRVARHMTERHPVSRNLTTPHTDDTPSRGQRAADAMARFGGSWTFIFIFMLILVSWVILNSVILLRVDRAFDPYPYILLNLFLSMLASIQAPIILMSQNRQSEIDRRQAEHDYEVNLKAELEILLLHEKLDGLREQQWQELILLQQKQIGLLEQLLAEKN, encoded by the coding sequence ATGTCACTCCGCAAACACCATATTGCAGAAGGCCTGATGGGCGCGCAGTACGAGGCCATGGACGAACATATGCAACGCGTTGCCCGGCACATGACCGAGCGCCACCCAGTCTCACGCAATCTGACGACACCCCACACAGACGACACGCCCAGCCGCGGCCAGCGCGCTGCCGATGCCATGGCTCGCTTTGGCGGCTCTTGGACCTTTATTTTCATCTTTATGCTGATACTGGTGAGTTGGGTGATCCTGAATTCGGTGATTCTATTGCGTGTCGATCGCGCGTTTGACCCTTATCCTTATATCCTGCTCAACCTGTTTTTATCCATGCTGGCCTCGATTCAGGCGCCCATTATCCTGATGTCACAAAACCGGCAGTCAGAAATTGATCGCCGCCAGGCCGAGCATGACTACGAAGTGAATTTAAAAGCAGAATTAGAGATTTTGTTGCTGCATGAAAAACTGGATGGTTTGCGTGAGCAACAGTGGCAAGAGCTGATTCTTTTACAGCAAAAGCAAATTGGGTTACTTGAGCAGTTGCTGGCTGAAAAAAATTAA